The proteins below are encoded in one region of Helicoverpa armigera isolate CAAS_96S chromosome 11, ASM3070526v1, whole genome shotgun sequence:
- the LOC110375559 gene encoding protein virilizer homolog isoform X1, which translates to MSANEQPDLLFFDTFSHDTSEELNLDLVQFPKSVYVREIRIIPLGARVEGDFPGGVRLGATNPTKFHIDFFVNDLSKPGASTFEALGSLDYCQNGQIHMECGSGLDQPRIPTDGLVLRGWYTTITLAVYGNLTQVLPETPVGVNPPPVVQRPVVAREVPPAPPPAVPQNPEWTQEPSVPIPAYTGNVATPNPEAYGPSNYPENYDPQMYRGDYYNPEQPKDPRTYQHIEENTWEKRELSCERDPERLRHSPHSIDHDRDRDRRDVRSRRRSLDRGHSREPSRLRDRSREIDRMDRLRSRSRSRDRDYVVKGEYRPLSRSRSRSIDRMRAISTDRDRDRDWDRGTYKKDDYRRHREPSYDRSRGGSYDKEPGSYDRRSPYDKRAPSYERKIPYEKRLSPYEKRASSYERRAPSYEKQTSYDRKRHSPYTRIRGSSYSSRSPSRDDPRKRPRTPPGESSRRPLSPREVEGSSPINSIRSEEGAEYDRSGKQIPRVDFYHQSYRHKTSIRSPSQEAENAAYVEQQHSSLVTVQIVDNATAKPIESPVRNAEEDRSMDGEQFEPILSDEDICDDLEGPAYMEVDYDVNDYVGVDDIIKYYNPFKCDWNKYENVNKVHLLGPTREGVKDVLNATFDELCDASPELFKISEMAKSNKKLDQKYFANTFADIDNTAREEWVHQCEQLYVSITNLCKNTDIILRIFKNPNRNDTSDEFTEIYYLLITYCKIGLNFDFALAQQQPTYKIRHMKCGIRLAEALMGHRHNGEVMKILLSTGIDMPMLLLEMYTKEYMALSIRLMILKSLNACLSSKESIDHFMKETVFPKFDKTDDRKPRNGYQALITMMQTNPLARLKFSISALIKKLNIYELLGKLRDLVVNFSKSGSNDDADLSEADAHFIVNSLEEVLYMYRSQCFHLSQPKRFLPVSAQFEISKECSNETLLEFFNIHQILEVCLYLLTCPTTCNNLVVVSPIHDLIYELIHSQNGLNFLYKNLEMSGLLFKTLTLPYSQQNNEEFLYPHDLSNYSDLQILGLELAYRLKALYYLQSICDQQAGKADENELIDRLQSLYCLSFGSIGRTAVPDVIVMGENAECLMEVFENDLRAKPKNESPLKQKSPAKGYAIELIVSAVRFAANVPFLKKYGQRLINVSREHDRFEPSVSSVLQEVIPYLKPVEKTTVLSGEDMTECVEILKASSEHAPDLPGELMTCLRILRHYCISDFENNVTIACESATEEYVELKYKYNVLQLFSLDGVAHLAGVLDRLATHFDQPSMHTSLFASVKGLQLAQLLLPCLRLLDAMLARVVRCRGPRFRDLTAAPVLLKTYGIAKAFPVGSVGYRTAAKAAEASVRALLAYAQPIADDANDGDSIRRGPWTSLCSEVISYITTAPYTFVPGLLVFSELLPLPLPMQTKTPPTDRELADASNERRLWSAHLHALSNDLTDMIQIICMSTYRPVVHMLRRVCVQIADLAPNTAATVAKAAVGAVTRELKPGEAATASVARVLGFLACLVSHAPVKCAVLHSMNSGGPRAADVQTALCSVLGLANASNEHAAAQEYAAHALAAFCDAEITLTPVSGTSDIILSNSLPNKDALAAFLDSTADCLESTTKTCSVASSILRAYFVLTEHEYGFQQFRKFVSKRRESLGKFFKWALEGQGEDKAECLSLYIDLIRILKMEEGEGPVGRKTMLTVGEMADMVGFSPSDEEHPVLKLDKILRPREQHSNFNHRFQERNSDEDALANASFLASHLQKLKGLEEPATPPEVQEAGLPPPETLVAQFQARTIYAIGEASDERLTSSYWLNVPAAGGEDDVNDSELVSCDLVSVAAGYVSGGGEALCGAVRRLAGCLRPNDDKPKDDKRPPVALTRVRTEGGADAFRSRPPNTSRPPSLHVDDFTALHQPYTAAQVTRGMRRGIAVSDRGRFASAAPMHAHYRHLRGRGAWEMGASHFGHFPPASQYMMGGMGWGGATRMSRGPRHRSFLR; encoded by the exons ATGTCGGCAAACGAACAGccggatcttttattttttgatacttTCTCACACGACACCAGtgag GAGCTTAATTTAGACTTGGTGCAGTTTCCGAAGTCAGTTTATGTGAGGGAAATACGTATAATTCCGCTGGGAGCGCGGGTGGAGGGCGATTTCCCCGGCGGAGTGCGGCTTGGCGCCACCAATCCTACGAAGTTCCACATAGATTTCTTCGTGAATGACCTGAGTAAGCCTGGAGCGTCCACCTTCGAAGCTCTGGGCAGTCTGGACTACTGCCAGAATGGACAGATACATATGGAGTGCGGCAGTGGACTGGACCAACCCAGAATCCCCACTGATGGTCTTGTCCTTAGAG GATGGTACACTACAATAACATTGGCTGTTTACGGCAACCTGACTCAAGTGCTGCCCGAGACACCAGTGGGAGTCAATCCTCCTCCCGTGGTGCAAAGACCAGTAGTTGCTCGTGAAGTACCCCCGGCTCCACCACCAGCTGTCCCTCAAAACCCTGAATGGACCCAAGAACCATCTGTTCCAATACCTGCTTATACTGGTAATGTAGCCACTCCCAACCCTGAAGCATACGGGCCCAGCAATTATCCTGAGAATTATGATCCTCAGATGTATAGGGGTGACTACTACAATCCCGAGCAACCTAAAGATCCTCGCACTTACCAGCACATTGAAGAGAATACTTGGGAGAAAAGAGAACTTAGCTGTGAGAGAGATCCAGAGAGGTTGCGTCATAGCCCGCATTCTATTGATCATGACAGGGATAGAGATAGACGGGATGTACGTAGTCGCAGGCGCTCTCTTGACAGGGGACACAGTCGGGAGCCATCCAGGCTTCGAGATAGGAGCAGGGAGATCGATAGAATGGATAGACTTAGATCTCGGTCTAGGAGCCGCGATAGAGACTACGTAGTTAAGGGAGAGTATCGTCCCCTCAGCCGCTCTAGATCACGAAGCATCGACAGAATGCGCGCCATATCCACCGACCGCGATCGCGACCGTGACTGGGACAGGGGAACATACAAGAAGGATGATTACCGCAGACATCGTGAACCATCTTACGATAGATCTCGCGGCGGGTCTTATGATAAAGAACCCGGTTCCTACGATCGTAGATCTCCTTACGATAAAAGAGCTCCCTCTTATGAAAGGAAGATCCCGTACGAGAAGCGTTTGTCTCCGTACGAAAAGCGAGCTTCGTCATACGAGAGGCGTGCCCCGTCATACGAGAAGCAGACTTCGTATGATAGGAAGCGCCATTCGCCCTACACTCGCATCAGGGGATCCAGCTACAGCAGTCGGTCTCCAAGTCGCGATGATCCCAGGAAGCGACCCAGGACTCCACCAGGCGAAAGTAGCCGACGACCATTGTCACCTCGAGAAGTGGAAGGGTCAAGTCCTATCAATTCTATCAGATCGGAGGAAGGTGCAGAGTATGATAGAAGTGGCAAGCAAATCCCAAGAGTTGACTTCTATCACCAGAGCTATCGTCATAAGACTTCAATTCGCAGTCCTTCTCAAGAAGCCGAAAATGCGGCATACGTGGAACAACAACATTCCAGTTTGGTTACTGTccaaattgttgacaatgccacTGCAAAGCCTATAGAATCACCAGTCAGAAACGCGGAGGAAGATAGATCTATGGATGGTGAACAATTTGAGCCTATTCTATCAGATGAGGATATATGTGATGACCTCGAAGGTCCGGCCTATATGGAAGTTGATTACGATGTCAATGATTATGTTGGCGTTGATGACATAATCAAATATTATAACCCCTTCAAGTGTGACtggaataaatatgaaaatgtaaacaaagtaCATTTGCTGGGCCCTACAAGGGAAGGCGTTAAGGATGTACTCAATGCGACATTTGACGAACTGTGTGATGCTAGTCCAGAACTCTTCAAGATCTCGGAAATGGCGAAGTCTAACAAGAAACTGGATCAGAAATACTTTGCGAACACATTCGCAGATATTGACAACACCGCCAGGGAGGAGTGGGTGCACCAGTGTGAACAGCTATACGTGTCCATCACGAACCTTTGTAAAAACACCGACATTATACTGAGAATCTTCAAGAATCCAAATCGGAATGACACGTCCGATGAATTTACCGAAATCTACTACTTATTGATAACCTACTGCAAAATTGGCTTGAACTTCGACTTCGCATTAGCTCAACAGCAGCCAACCTACAAAATAAGACACATGAAGTGTGGCATACGTCTTGCTGAAGCTCTAATGGGCCACAGACATAACGGGGAAGTcatgaaaatacttttatcaACTGGTATTGACATGCCCATGTTGCTATTAGAAATGTACACCAAAGAATACATGGCACTCAGTATTCGTCTgatgattttaaaatctttgaacGCTTGCTTATCTTCGAAGGAATCTATAGACCACTTCATGAAAGAGACAGTGTTCCCTAAGTTTGACAAGACTGACGATAGGAAGCCGAGGAATGGCTATCAGGCTTTGATAACGATGATGCAGACCAACCCTCTGGCGAGATTGAAGTTCTCCATCAGTGCACTTATAAAGAAGTTGAATATTTATGAACTGTTGGGCAAACTGCGTGATTTGGTCGTGAATTTCAGTAAATCTGGAAGTAATGATGACGCTGATCTCTCAGAAGCTGATGCACACTTTATAGTAAATTCTCTTGAAGAGGTTTTGTACATGTATCGTTCACAGTGTTTCCATTTATCACAGCCGAAGCGATTCCTACCAGTCTCTGCTCAGTTCGAGATCAGCAAAGAATGCTCTAACGAAACTCTTTTGGAATTCTTCAATATTCACCAAATTCTTGAAGTATGCTTATACTTGTTAACATGCCCTACGACTTGCAATAATCTCGTGGTTGTGAGCCCGATCCACGATTTGATCTACGAACTGATTCACTCGCAAAATGGTTTAAACTTCTTATACAAGAATTTGGAAATGAGTGGACTGTTGTTTAAAACTTTGACGTTGCCGTACAGCCAGCAGAATAATGAGGAGTTCCTTTACCCTCACGATTTGAGTAACTACAGTGATCTACAAATTTTGGGGTTAGAACTGGCATATAGATTGAAGGCTTTGTATTACTTGCAGTCGATCTGTGATCAGCAAGCAGGGAAAGCTGATGAGAATGAGCTTATTGATAGACTGCAATCCCTGTACTGTCTCAGTTTCGGTAGCATTGGGAGAACTGCTGTGCCAGATGTAATCGTGATGGGTGAAAACGCTGAATGCCTCATGGAAGTATTCGAAAATGACCTGAGAGCAAAGCCCAAGAACGAGTCGCCTTTGAAACAAAAGTCGCCAGCGAAAGGTTATGCTATTGAGTTGATAGTTTCAGCTGTAAGGTTTGCAGCCAATGTTCcatttttgaagaaatatggACAAAGACTGATCAATGTATCCAGGGAACATGACAGGTTTGAGCCTAGCGTATCCAGTGTGTTACAAGAGGTGATACCTTATCTGAAGCCTGTAGAGAAGACGACGGTATTATCCGGAGAAGACATGACCGAGTGTGTAGAAATACTTAAGGCTAGCTCTGAACATGCTCCGGATCTGCCAGGAGAACTGATGACGTGTTTAAGGATTTTAAGGCACTACTGCATATCGGACTTTGAAAATAACGTGACGATCGCTTGTGAGTCGGCGACAGAAGAGTATGTAGAACTCAAGTATAAGTATAATGTGCTTCAATTGTTCTCGTTGGATGGCGTGGCGCATCTGGCAGGAGTGCTCGACCGATTGGCCACACATTTTGACCAGCCAAGCATGCACACTTCTTTATTTGCATCTGTCAAAGGATTACAACTTGCTCAGCTATTGCTGCCTTGTTTGAGATTGCTGGATGCGATGTTGGCCAGAGTAGTTCGATGCCGAGGACCAAGATTCCGCGACTTGACCGCAGCTCCTGTGTTACTGAAGACATATGGAATTGCAAAAGCTTTCCCAGTAGGCTCGGTAGGCTACAGAACTGCAGCCAAGGCAGCAGAAGCCTCAGTAAGAGCATTGTTGGCTTACGCACAGCCGATAGCTGATGACGCTAACGACGGCGACTCCATCCGCCGAGGACCTTGGACATCGCTATGCTCCGAAGTGATTTCTTACATTACTACAGCTCCATACACCTTCGTTCCTGGACTACTAGTGTTCTCTGAACTGCTGCCTCTGCCGCTACCGATGCAGACTAAGACTCCTCCAACAGACCGCGAGTTGGCTGATGCTTCCAATGAGAGACGCCTGTGGTCGGCACACCTTCACGCGCTTTCCAACGATTTGACAGATATGATCCAAATAATTTGTATGTCTACGTATAGGCCTGTTGTTCACATGCTACGAAGGGTATGTGTGCAAATTGCAGACTTGGCTCCAAACACAGCTGCTACAGTCGCCAAGGCTGCTGTGGGGGCGGTCACTCGGGAGTTGAAGCCAGGAGAGGCGGCGACCGCCAGCGTGGCTAGAGTTTTAGGCTTTTTGGCATGTTTAGTTTCCCACGCGCCTGTCAAATGCGCTGTGCTACATTCCATGAACAGTGGCGGACCCAGAGCTGCCGACGTTCAGACGGCGCTCTGTTCAGTGCTAGGTCTTGCCAACGCGTCTAACGAACACGCTGCAGCGCAAGAATACGCGGCACATGCGTTAGCAGCGTTCTGTGACGCTGAGATCACTTTGACTCCTGTCAGTGGAACATCagatattatattatcaaaCTCCTTGCCTAATAAGGATGCATTGGCGGCTTTCTTGGACTCCACAGCCGACTGCCTCGAGTCTACAACTAAAACATGTTCAGTCGCATCGTCGATACTGAGAGCTTACTTCGTACTCACAGAACATGAGTATGGATTCCAGCAGTTCAGGAAATTCGTGTCAAAGAGGCGGGAGAGTCTTGGGAAGTTCTTCAAATGGGCTTTGGAAGGTCAGGGGGAAGATAAGGCGGAATGCTTGAGTTTGTACATAGATCTGATCAGGATCCTGAAGATGGAGGAAGGCGAGGGTCCAGTGGGACGGAAGACCATGCTCACGGTGGGAGAGATGGCCGACATGGTGGGCTTCTCACCTTCTGATGAAGAGCATCCTGTCTTGAAGTTGGATAAGATTTTGAGA CCAAGAGAACAACACAGCAATTTTAATCACCGTTTTCAGGAAAGAAACTCTGACGAAGACGCTCTTGCCAACGCCAGCTTTCTGGCCAGTCACCTTCAGAAGCTGAAGGGTCTTGAGGAACCGGCGACTCCGCCTGAGGTCCAAGAGGCGGGGCTGCCTCCGCCGGAGACCCTGGTGGCGCAGTTCCAGGCCAGGACCATATATGCTATTGGAGAAGCCAGCGATGAGAGACTGACCTCAAGTTATTGGCTCAATGTGCCGGCTGCGGGAGGGGAGGACGATGTCAATGATAGTGAGCTG GTATCGTGTGACCTGGTGTCGGTGGCGGCGGGCTACGTGTCCGGGGGCGGCGAGGCGCtgtgcggcgcggtgcggcggcTGGCGGGCTGTCTGCGCCCCAACGACGACAAGCCCAAGGACGACAAGCGACCGCCCG TGGCGCTAACTCGCGTGCGTACAGAGGGCGGCGCGGACGCGTTCCGCTCGCGCCCCCCCAACACGTCGCGCCCCCCCTCGCTGCACGTCGACGACTTCACCGCGCTGCACCAGCCGTATACTGCAGCACAAGTCACCAG AGGCATGCGTCGCGGCATCGCGGTGTCGGACCGCGGGCGCTTCGCGTCGGCCGCGCCCATGCACGCGCACTACCGACATCT TCGCGGTCGCGGCGCGTGGGAGATGGGAGCCTCACACTTCGGGCACTTCCCACCCGCCTCACAGTACATGATGG GCGGCATGGGTTGGGGCGGCGCGACGCGCATGTCGCGCGGGCCGCGGCACCGCTCGTTCCTGCGGTGA